From Streptomyces sp. NBC_00237, a single genomic window includes:
- a CDS encoding VanZ family protein: MTAERTPAADAAPRPLWTWVVLRTALILLAFLVLIAFSVVLAKLTLVPSPASEGLVHSNLRPGDSLRQYARDYTFLAACKQVGGNVLLGVPFGVLLPILGPRRWRFLRMLFATVAVIVLVELAQGAIVTGRAFDVDDVIMNTTGALIGYLVLGRRLGRVVHRKRFREEPPVTDGPADEDAAGGPAAGRPEPAGPGTGKASRWSRGRRLGRSGGAAARTP, from the coding sequence ATGACTGCCGAACGCACGCCCGCCGCCGACGCGGCACCGCGCCCCCTGTGGACCTGGGTGGTCTTACGGACGGCCCTGATCCTCCTCGCCTTCCTCGTGCTGATCGCCTTCTCCGTCGTCCTGGCCAAGCTGACCCTGGTCCCCTCGCCCGCCTCCGAGGGGCTCGTGCACAGCAATCTGCGGCCGGGGGACTCGCTGCGGCAGTACGCGCGGGACTACACCTTCCTGGCCGCCTGCAAGCAGGTCGGGGGGAACGTCCTGCTGGGGGTGCCGTTCGGGGTGCTGCTGCCGATCCTGGGGCCGAGGCGGTGGCGGTTCCTGCGGATGCTCTTCGCGACGGTCGCCGTGATCGTGCTGGTCGAGCTGGCGCAGGGGGCGATCGTCACCGGGCGGGCCTTCGACGTGGACGACGTGATCATGAATACGACGGGCGCGCTGATCGGGTACCTGGTGCTGGGGAGGCGGCTGGGACGCGTGGTGCACCGGAAGCGGTTCCGGGAGGAGCCGCCCGTCACCGACGGTCCCGCCGATGAGGATGCTGCAGGAGGTCCCGCCGCCGGGCGGCCCGAGCCGGCGGGACCCGGGACCGGGAAGGCGTCCCGGTGGAGCCGGGGGCGGCGGCTCGGCAGGTCCGGGGGCGCCGCCGCCCGTACTCCGTGA